In one window of Leptospira sp. GIMC2001 DNA:
- a CDS encoding ACP S-malonyltransferase produces MLNNQLAIVFPGQGSQRIGMGLDFYTEYPEARSIYDQANEALGYDIQDICFHENDKINLTKFTQPAILTTEIAMLKVIETEYGIKANYFAGHSLGEYSALVAAGVIDLGSALRIVSKRGELMQYAVPEGIGSMAALVKDDIGQTEFLSIVKQAEVEVANYNSKDQVVISGKTEFIETACKLLSELYPDMNIVRLTVSAPFHSSLIRSIEEDFRKYIIQFPFNFENASKVLSNYTGEFHTQDSLIDNLVSQISGSVDWITNMHRLLELGVEILEVGPNRVLGKFFLSLGKEVNSIINQRSMLKNFKVEQI; encoded by the coding sequence GAAGCAAGATCTATTTATGATCAGGCAAATGAAGCACTTGGATATGATATACAAGATATATGCTTTCATGAGAATGATAAGATTAATCTAACAAAGTTTACACAGCCAGCGATACTAACAACTGAGATAGCAATGCTCAAAGTTATCGAGACGGAGTATGGTATCAAGGCAAATTATTTTGCTGGGCATAGTCTCGGGGAATATTCTGCGTTAGTTGCAGCAGGTGTGATTGATCTGGGTTCTGCTCTCCGAATTGTTAGCAAAAGAGGTGAATTGATGCAGTATGCAGTACCTGAAGGGATTGGTAGCATGGCTGCGTTGGTTAAAGATGATATTGGACAGACCGAATTTCTATCTATAGTTAAGCAGGCAGAAGTTGAGGTCGCCAACTACAATTCCAAGGATCAAGTCGTTATAAGTGGTAAGACAGAATTTATAGAGACAGCCTGTAAATTGTTAAGCGAGCTATATCCTGATATGAATATTGTGAGACTGACTGTCAGTGCCCCGTTTCATAGTAGCCTAATTCGATCTATTGAAGAGGACTTCAGAAAATATATTATTCAATTCCCATTTAACTTTGAGAATGCTAGCAAGGTTTTATCGAATTATACAGGCGAATTCCATACGCAAGATTCCTTAATAGACAATCTTGTAAGTCAGATTAGTGGATCTGTGGATTGGATAACCAATATGCATCGCTTGTTAGAGCTTGGTGTAGAGATATTGGAGGTTGGGCCAAATAGAGTTCTTGGTAAATTTTTCCTTAGCTTAGGAAAGGAAGTGAATTCGATTATCAATCAGCGTTCTATGCTTAAGAACTTCAAGGTAGAGCAAATATGA
- a CDS encoding SDR family oxidoreductase, with protein MNKPFADRNYWALVLGGSSGFGLSSAKKLAREGMNICIIHRDRKGSMARIEEEFQSIRKEGVKFLSMNMDALASDAIQNALLELKEKMGDQDSIRLLMHSIAFGNLKLIAPQKKTDKESSQVILAKELGIPRETLSLAVNKLFEAGYDDFIHLSDPIQYNNDLFIENEDMANTVFAMGTSLLTWTSAVFRAGLFAKEARVLGLTSEGNEVAWRGYAAVSAAKVAMESVSRSIAYEMGGYGITSNILQPGVTDTPALRLIPGNTHMAAQSRLRNPNGRLTTTDDVANVVFLICMDEARWINGEVIRVDGGERISG; from the coding sequence ATGAATAAACCATTTGCAGATCGAAACTATTGGGCATTGGTTCTGGGTGGATCAAGTGGTTTTGGTTTGAGCTCAGCCAAGAAACTCGCCCGTGAAGGAATGAATATTTGCATCATACATAGAGATCGTAAAGGCTCAATGGCTCGCATTGAAGAGGAATTTCAATCGATACGCAAAGAGGGAGTAAAATTTCTTTCCATGAATATGGACGCACTAGCTTCTGATGCAATTCAAAATGCTCTATTAGAACTAAAAGAAAAGATGGGTGATCAAGATAGTATAAGATTACTTATGCATTCAATTGCTTTCGGCAATCTGAAATTGATTGCTCCTCAGAAAAAAACAGATAAGGAATCTTCTCAAGTAATTTTGGCAAAAGAATTGGGAATACCTAGAGAAACATTGAGCCTTGCGGTTAATAAATTATTTGAGGCAGGGTATGACGACTTCATTCATTTGTCCGATCCCATTCAATACAATAATGATCTATTCATTGAGAACGAAGACATGGCGAACACTGTCTTTGCAATGGGAACGAGCCTGCTTACTTGGACATCCGCTGTTTTTCGTGCAGGTCTTTTTGCAAAAGAAGCGAGAGTCTTAGGACTTACGAGCGAAGGCAACGAGGTAGCATGGCGAGGTTATGCGGCCGTGAGTGCAGCCAAGGTTGCTATGGAATCAGTATCTAGAAGTATTGCCTATGAAATGGGCGGATACGGAATTACATCCAATATATTGCAACCTGGTGTCACTGATACTCCGGCTCTTCGTTTGATTCCTGGTAATACTCATATGGCAGCTCAATCGAGGTTGAGAAACCCGAATGGAAGGCTAACAACTACAGACGATGTTGCTAATGTTGTGTTTTTGATATGTATGGATGAAGCTCGCTGGATTAACGGAGAAGTTATCCGAGTGGATGGAGGAGAGAGGATTTCTGGATGA
- the fabA gene encoding bifunctional 3-hydroxydecanoyl-ACP dehydratase/trans-2-decenoyl-ACP isomerase, producing MKYEDFIKKTSLTELEVLALSHNTLVEDINFEIPSLPAPPFLMLDSINSIERNGSRGRIVAEKKIRIDEWFFQCHFRNDPVMPGCLGVDAIWQLLGLYCSLNGAKGSGRALGCDQVEFTGQIRPHNKVLRMEVDVRRYSFIESQQASMVLGTGTLFVDDSQIYKVSNARVGIFLGLRYPNYPMTHANQLQNILNKED from the coding sequence ATGAAGTATGAAGATTTTATAAAAAAAACATCTCTAACAGAATTAGAAGTGCTTGCTCTTTCGCACAATACTCTGGTTGAAGATATCAATTTTGAGATTCCAAGTTTACCTGCACCCCCTTTTCTCATGTTAGATTCCATAAATTCTATTGAAAGGAATGGAAGTCGCGGACGGATTGTAGCTGAAAAAAAAATTCGTATAGATGAATGGTTTTTTCAGTGCCATTTTCGAAATGATCCGGTAATGCCTGGTTGTTTAGGTGTCGATGCCATCTGGCAGTTGCTAGGTTTATATTGTTCATTGAATGGAGCAAAAGGATCTGGTCGAGCGTTGGGATGTGATCAAGTCGAATTTACAGGTCAGATCCGACCTCATAATAAAGTTCTAAGAATGGAAGTTGATGTTCGAAGGTATTCCTTTATTGAATCCCAGCAAGCTTCGATGGTTTTAGGTACTGGAACTTTGTTTGTTGACGACTCGCAAATCTATAAAGTATCCAATGCTCGAGTCGGTATATTCCTAGGTCTTCGATATCCAAACTACCCGATGACTCATGCAAACCAACTTCAGAATATACTAAATAAGGAAGATTGA
- a CDS encoding 3-oxoacyl-ACP reductase family protein: MRNKIAIVTGGATGIGRACCKALSESGFIVGIHYNSSHTKAKALSDSLPGSFIIGADLSTGEGCDSVYDTIKAQPFPLEVLVNNAGWVKDNPIFSATLDEFDQMIAINMRATWYLTKRLSRLMIRNKQGRIINISSVVGSKGNATQSVYGMTKAGINNFSQVAALEFAQNGILVNSIAPGFIDTDMTKDLTVDIRDRILENIPLARMGKATEIAEVVQFLATSGNYITGTTIHVNGGMYAG; encoded by the coding sequence ATGAGAAATAAAATAGCAATTGTTACTGGCGGAGCTACAGGCATTGGCCGTGCTTGCTGTAAAGCATTGTCCGAATCTGGATTTATTGTTGGAATTCATTACAATTCAAGTCATACTAAAGCAAAAGCTCTCAGTGATTCACTCCCAGGATCCTTTATAATCGGAGCCGATTTGTCAACTGGGGAAGGTTGCGATTCAGTTTATGACACAATCAAAGCTCAGCCTTTTCCATTGGAGGTCCTGGTGAATAATGCGGGTTGGGTAAAAGACAATCCAATTTTCTCAGCCACGCTAGATGAGTTCGATCAGATGATTGCAATCAATATGCGCGCGACTTGGTATTTAACAAAAAGATTGTCCAGACTAATGATTCGAAACAAGCAAGGAAGAATTATAAATATATCTTCAGTTGTAGGGAGCAAAGGCAACGCAACGCAATCAGTATATGGAATGACCAAAGCAGGTATAAATAATTTTTCGCAAGTGGCTGCCCTTGAATTTGCACAGAATGGAATTCTTGTTAACTCAATTGCTCCGGGATTCATTGATACGGATATGACGAAGGATCTAACAGTGGACATTCGTGATAGAATATTAGAGAACATTCCTTTGGCAAGGATGGGTAAGGCAACAGAAATTGCTGAGGTTGTTCAGTTTTTGGCAACGTCTGGGAATTATATAACCGGGACAACAATTCATGTAAATGGAGGGATGTATGCAGGTTGA
- a CDS encoding 3-hydroxyacyl-ACP dehydratase FabZ family protein, whose product MQVEFINSTSWERDNVFASIPQKSPFRFIDDILELSTLHCVGKYRFREDEYFYKGHFPDNPVTPGVILIEAMAQTSVVALGIFLNLKFGQPNNKYTTLFTEAEIEFSNMVRPGETVEIRGDLEFFRRNKIKSRVVMKNQDGSIAASGLLSGLGVNIQ is encoded by the coding sequence ATGCAGGTTGAATTTATCAATTCTACATCTTGGGAGAGGGACAATGTGTTCGCATCTATTCCGCAGAAATCTCCTTTTCGATTCATCGATGACATACTTGAGCTATCGACTTTGCATTGTGTGGGTAAATATAGATTTCGTGAAGATGAGTATTTTTACAAAGGACATTTTCCTGATAATCCAGTTACACCTGGAGTGATTCTAATAGAAGCAATGGCACAGACATCGGTTGTCGCATTGGGTATTTTTTTAAATCTCAAATTTGGACAACCAAACAATAAATATACTACATTATTTACAGAAGCTGAGATAGAATTCAGCAATATGGTTCGTCCGGGTGAGACTGTCGAAATCCGAGGCGATCTTGAATTTTTTAGAAGAAATAAAATTAAATCTCGAGTTGTTATGAAGAACCAAGACGGCTCAATTGCAGCTTCAGGTCTGCTTTCGGGATTGGGAGTAAATATTCAATGA